A stretch of the Streptococcus himalayensis genome encodes the following:
- a CDS encoding serine/threonine-protein kinase: MSKEYIEKEVLPKLRIDCQSGVLLYDECPFQLDNGLYPFHNLEFIAQLSYGANGITYRVLHKMLGIEQLVKLYFFTDHISKEKALTESIKNSTLNLADSIARVHDLGILSQPVEVVYSIMEFVGNSMTLKDYLDNRTSFWNILSELSPGEELLQYNSIFGPLFQESINISVYFLRGISYLIKSNIRHGDLHLDNILICNSLFSSNLLEDIEKYKSVTSSDSKSVDTGIRFIKDKLKHYYSNYFGTEINVGIIGEDSLSVKLIDLGASHVKPSTIEKTNQRDTWFIYNTISELLQPFFEAKGQMNGLMEFAFFKKIKLYGQVKKLEYHFPLENYSPETGGDYISNSDKVIKIRDGKCVGIDDLIFEELLENREIFQNRQVIPYLMQHENVDKDLMFSNKKCYNGQIPYQMLAAELFKVLGIVNTVYGTIFNSKTPNIDDRLEQEIFNIIYFGTLGEEGEVLYNNFVISPLFDYKFHEAGNLLLRPNSRGKIWSNNLLFDYPRLYNFLKNY, translated from the coding sequence ATGTCTAAAGAGTACATAGAAAAAGAAGTTCTTCCGAAATTAAGAATAGATTGCCAAAGTGGGGTATTATTGTATGATGAATGCCCTTTTCAATTGGATAACGGCCTTTATCCTTTTCATAATTTAGAATTCATAGCTCAATTATCTTATGGAGCAAACGGAATTACATACAGAGTTTTACATAAAATGTTAGGTATTGAGCAACTAGTGAAACTATATTTTTTTACAGATCATATTTCTAAGGAAAAAGCATTGACAGAGTCAATTAAGAATAGTACTTTGAATCTGGCAGATTCAATTGCTAGAGTACATGACCTTGGTATTTTGAGTCAACCAGTTGAAGTGGTTTATTCAATAATGGAATTTGTAGGAAACTCAATGACTCTGAAAGATTATTTAGATAATAGAACTTCTTTCTGGAATATTTTATCTGAACTTTCACCTGGTGAGGAATTACTTCAATATAACTCAATTTTTGGCCCCTTGTTTCAAGAATCTATTAATATATCAGTCTACTTTCTCAGAGGGATTTCGTATTTAATTAAAAGCAATATTCGACATGGTGACTTGCATCTTGATAATATACTGATATGTAACTCTCTATTTTCAAGTAACTTATTAGAGGATATTGAAAAATATAAGTCAGTTACGAGTTCCGACTCTAAGTCAGTCGATACGGGAATAAGGTTTATAAAGGATAAATTAAAACATTATTATTCAAATTATTTTGGGACAGAAATAAATGTGGGCATTATTGGTGAAGATAGCCTTTCTGTTAAATTAATTGATTTAGGTGCTAGTCATGTAAAACCAAGTACGATAGAAAAGACAAATCAGAGAGATACATGGTTCATTTATAACACTATTAGTGAGCTGTTACAACCTTTTTTTGAAGCTAAAGGTCAAATGAATGGACTTATGGAATTCGCATTTTTTAAAAAAATAAAGTTGTATGGTCAAGTAAAAAAACTAGAATACCACTTTCCCCTAGAGAATTATTCACCAGAAACTGGGGGGGATTATATCTCGAATTCAGATAAAGTTATAAAAATTCGGGATGGGAAATGCGTAGGTATAGATGATTTGATTTTTGAGGAACTTCTTGAAAATCGTGAGATTTTCCAAAACCGACAAGTTATTCCTTATTTAATGCAACATGAGAATGTTGATAAAGATCTGATGTTCAGTAATAAAAAATGCTATAATGGTCAGATTCCATATCAGATGCTAGCTGCTGAACTATTTAAGGTTCTAGGGATAGTCAACACCGTATACGGTACAATTTTTAATAGTAAGACACCTAACATTGATGATAGACTAGAACAAGAAATATTTAATATTATCTATTTTGGTACTTTGGGAGAGGAAGGAGAAGTATTGTATAATAATTTTGTGATTTCACCGCTTTTTGATTATAAGTTCCATGAGGCTGGTAATTTATTACTTAGACCGAACTCTAGAGGTAAAATTTGGTCAAATAATCTTCTATTTGACTATCCTCGCTTGTATAATTTCTTAAAAAATTATTGA
- a CDS encoding putative holin-like toxin, which yields MLAFHLPTTVDKEPLLTAFEVVQTILSFGSFTITLIGLCYKIFKDKDKK from the coding sequence GTGTTAGCTTTTCATCTACCCACTACAGTTGACAAAGAGCCTCTTTTGACCGCTTTTGAAGTTGTACAAACTATCTTAAGTTTTGGTAGCTTTACCATTACTTTGATTGGCTTGTGCTATAAAATCTTCAAAGATAAGGACAAAAAATAA
- a CDS encoding ISL3 family transposase codes for MEQLNLITNFLKMKDKNITITNECDMGTHLELHGHLDYTAPKCPSCKGQMAKYDFQKASKIPYLETAGYPLLIRLRKRRFKCKECGKIAVAETPIVKKNHQISVAVNQKIAQLLIEKQAMTHIAHRLSISTSTVIRKLNEFKFETEWSKLPEVMSWDEYAFKKGKMSFIAQDFNSLNVIAILDGRTQATIRNHFLRYPRQVRNRVKFITMDMFSPYYQLAKQLFPHAKIVLDRFHVVQHLSRAMNRVRTQIMNAFDRKSHEYKTLKRYWKLIQQDSRKLSDKRFYRPTFRMHLTNKEIVAKLLGYSQELREHYELYQLLLFHFQEKQADQFFGLIQDTRQTVDPIFQTVFNTFLKDKDKILNAMELPYSNAKLEATNNLIKVIKRNAFGFRNFENFKKRIFIALNIKREKTNLVLSRC; via the coding sequence ATGGAACAACTAAATCTTATCACAAATTTTCTCAAAATGAAAGACAAAAATATCACGATCACTAATGAATGCGACATGGGAACACACTTAGAACTCCACGGTCACTTGGATTACACAGCCCCTAAATGCCCTTCCTGCAAGGGACAAATGGCTAAGTACGACTTCCAGAAAGCCTCTAAAATCCCCTACTTAGAAACTGCTGGCTACCCGCTACTTATCCGCCTTCGAAAGCGTCGTTTCAAATGCAAGGAATGTGGGAAAATAGCGGTCGCTGAAACTCCTATTGTTAAGAAAAACCATCAAATCTCTGTCGCTGTCAACCAGAAAATCGCACAATTACTCATCGAAAAGCAAGCAATGACACATATCGCACACAGACTTTCCATTTCTACATCTACAGTTATTCGAAAACTCAACGAGTTTAAGTTTGAAACGGAGTGGTCTAAGCTTCCAGAAGTCATGTCTTGGGATGAGTATGCCTTCAAGAAAGGGAAAATGAGCTTTATCGCTCAAGATTTCAACTCCCTAAATGTCATCGCTATCCTTGATGGAAGAACGCAAGCAACCATCCGAAATCACTTTCTGAGATACCCTAGACAGGTCAGAAACCGCGTTAAATTCATCACTATGGACATGTTTAGCCCTTACTATCAACTAGCCAAACAACTTTTTCCTCATGCTAAAATCGTGCTTGATCGTTTCCACGTTGTGCAACATCTCAGCCGTGCTATGAACCGTGTCCGTACCCAAATCATGAATGCTTTTGACCGCAAATCGCATGAATACAAGACGCTCAAACGCTACTGGAAATTGATACAACAGGACAGTCGAAAACTCAGTGACAAGCGGTTTTACCGCCCGACCTTTCGGATGCATTTGACCAATAAGGAGATTGTCGCTAAACTGCTCGGCTATTCTCAAGAACTGAGAGAACACTACGAGCTCTATCAACTACTGCTTTTTCACTTCCAGGAGAAGCAAGCTGACCAGTTTTTTGGACTTATCCAAGACACTCGGCAGACTGTCGACCCGATTTTCCAGACCGTATTTAATACCTTTTTGAAGGACAAGGATAAGATTCTCAACGCCATGGAATTGCCTTACTCAAATGCCAAACTTGAGGCGACGAATAATCTCATCAAAGTCATCAAACGCAATGCCTTTGGCTTTCGAAACTTTGAAAACTTTAAAAAGCGGATTTTCATTGCTTTAAACATAAAACGAGAGAAGACCAATTTGGTCCTCTCTAGGTGTTAG